Proteins found in one Venturia canescens isolate UGA chromosome 8, ASM1945775v1, whole genome shotgun sequence genomic segment:
- the LOC122414338 gene encoding transmembrane protein 145 translates to MSLQLGIFRIFIGLQILFVLQSDFTVVESTHITGTFNTNEFFRFLMKFGFQQTDRHRQRESYGYIFGNITSKKNFSQPINLAVLDRGHFLEYYGNRTVRDRSLACARMFDALNQSSYDARCNDNGQDFLRRVPCPKGELCSDEDSKWNVIKGHQFTYVIQDLWQPRFWYMSLVACYRNETTCQWEHFNESLELDYDIWLVNGNPNTSGLNSLTYQFSCDRQNTVELYLLFFICYIILVPLQLYAARLQKHPVTRLFTASLLLEFIAICLILIHVLKFAFDGVGYTQLEVAGDIFDILSRTTFMLLLLLLAKGWAVTRMELTWKPLVFLIWFCYGVVHILLYVWNMTEVDIIEDIDEYQTWPGWFILLFRSAIMIWFLFELRNTMTYEHNTQKLNFLLHFGASALVWFIYLPIIALIALPVSALWRFKLLLGITYSADCYAYCVMAHLLWPTRSEQYFLLAQGADNGDELDEFNEAPHVLNNYVEPSEDKVVA, encoded by the exons ATGTCGCTCCAGCTGGGAATCTTTCGGATTTTCATCGGACTCCAAATACTTTTCGTACTCCAGAGCGATTTTACCGTAGTCGAGTCCACCCACATTACCGGCACCTTCAACACAAATGAGTTCTTTCGATTTCTCATGAAATTTGGATTTCAACAAACAGATCGTCACCGCCAACGTGAATCTTATGGCTATATTTTCGGTAATATcacgtcgaaaaaaaatttttcacaaccGATAAACCTCGCTGTCCTTGATCGAGGACACTTCCTCGAATATTACGGCAATCGTACTGTCAGAGATCGCAGCTTGGCTTGTGCCAGGATGTTCGATGCTCTCAACCAGAGCTCCTACGATGCTCGATGCAATGACAATGGCCAAGATTTTCTCAG ACGAGTGCCCTGTCCGAAAGGAGAACTATGCAGCGACGAGGACTCCAAATGGAATGTCATAAAAGGCCATCAGTTTACATACGTCATTCAGGATTTGTGGCAACCACGTTTTTGGTACATGAGCCTAGTAGCTTGTTACAGAAACGAGACAACTTGCCAGTGGGAACACTTCAACGAATCGTTAGAACTGGATTATGACATATGGCTAGTGAATGGAAATCCAAACACAAGTGGATTGAACAGTCTGACTTATCAATTTTCCTGTGATCGACAAAACACTGTCGAGCTCTATCTACTGTTCTTTATTTGTTATATCATACTTGTTCCCCTGCAACTGTACGCAGCTAGATTGCAAAAACATCCAGTTACCAGACTCTTCACAGCAAGTTTGTTGCTCGAATTCATAGCCATATGTCTGATTCTTATacacgttttgaaatttgcttTTGACGGCGTTGGATACACTCAGCTTGAAGTCGCAGGAGATATTTTCGATATTCTGTCACGC acAACTTTTATGCTACTTTTACTACTTCTTGCCAAGGGTTGGGCCGTAACCCGAATGGAACTAACATGGAAACCTCTTGTTTTTCTCATATGGTTCTGTTATGGAGTCGTACACATTCTTCTATACGTCTGGAATATG ACCGAAGTCGACATAATCGAAGATATCGACGAGTATCAGACGTGGCCAGGATGGTTTATCCTCTTGTTTCGTAGTGCCATTATGATTTGGTTCCTGTTCGAACTTCGTAATACCATGACGTATGAACATAATACACAGAAGCTCAATTTTTTGCTTCACTTTGGTGCATCGGCACTCGTTTGGTTCATCTATTTACCAATCATAGCTCTCATCGCACTTCCTGTCAGTGCACTCTGGAGGTTCAAGCTTTTACTTG GTATAACTTATTCAGCCGATTGTTACGCATATTGCGTAATGGCTCATTTACTTTGGCCAACGCGAAGCGAGCAGTATTTCCTTTTAGCACAAGGTGCGGATAATGGTGACGAATTGGACGAGTTTAACGAGGCGCCACACGTATTAAATAATTACGTGGAACCATCCGAGGACAAAGTTGTCGCTTAG
- the Pex6 gene encoding peroxisome assembly factor 2 — translation MNQQTRNLIFLLSLTKSLLRNNPYYKIVWLFMKYARRKFDRLMNNQQLISPVPDEILERVVEQNNDNDNPGYECCALASCTDIAIKGWQIICSNVSQKKYKIFVIPCDNWPNKGVFVSETMKHNIEQKLGHKLKEQSYFVMPIKDETILIATEANVSLVSDVHGNSTEFVDSLLKTYFKVPRYMKIGDLFVVDSKKYAPDDFYSGKNYPFKVHFRVNALKVKNGNTVERIHEAYLVQENTTLMQSPNAFSYRPREVLERPKFQSGLPVDLCIEISSAANCPPFLQTKLKVLSECTLPFIQKDKKLKIRPVFLVKGAPGSGKFKLIECMAKRNGFNLVNVDFSEIQCSSAAQTEAKLRIVLQNARSSVPCILRLSNIQIFGKNAEGKKDERIISAFALELEKLADSESEFPVIIIATLENDELEADVERLFIETISIEHPNKMERAEMLSWLLKTKGLLYQGNLITIAGSVSDFEFADLEALVLQSVKIAYQSLPVEERGSRLTLNEDHFLQACELMQSAFSDRVGAPRIPKVYWEDIGGLANLKHEIKRRIELPMLNTMGLGRSGILLHGPPGTGKTLLAKAVATECQLHFMSVKGPELLNMYVGQSEKNIRQVFERARAAAPCVIFFDELDSLAPNRGRSGDSGGVMDRVVSQLLAEMDGLESAGSIFIIGATNRFDLIDPALLRPGRFDKMLYVGVYNDRDSQLSVLRAVTRRFRLKNNGDELEEIVDKLPKNLTGADLYAVCSDAWLLAVRRYFKNLESVDTDEIAKQELAEDGCRNGVIVELEDFLDAAKNLAPSLSAAELAHYEKLGMEFSSAR, via the exons ATGAATCAACAAACACGTAACCTCATTTTTCTACTCTCATTAACGAAATCTTTATTACGAAATAACCCTTACTACAAAATAGTATGGCTATTCATGAAATACGCGCGACGAAAATTTGATAGATTAATGAACAATCAACAACTCATTAGCCCCGTGCCTGACGAAATTCTCGAAAGAGTCGTTGAGCAAAATAATGACAATGACAATCCAGGTTACGAGTGTTGTGCATTGGCAAGTTGTACAGATATTGCAATAAAAGGTTGGCAAATCATTTGTTCCAATGTATctcaaaaaaagtacaaaatctTTGTCATTCCTTGTGACAATTGGCCGAACAAAGGAGTTTTTGTATCTGAAACAATGAAACACAACATAGAACAAAAATTGGGGCACAAGCTCAAAGAGCAATCATATTTTGTAA TGCCGATTAAAGATGAAACGATTCTTATTGCAACAGAGGCAAATGTTTCGTTAGTTTCTGATGTGCATGGAAATTCCACAGAATTTGTGGATTCTCTGCTAAAGACGTACTTCAAAGTTCCTCGATATATGAAAATTGGGGATCTATTTGTCGTGGACTCAAAAAAATATGCACCAGATGATTTTTATTCAGGCAAAAATTATCCTTTCAAAGTCCACTTCAGGGTCAATGCTCTGAAGGTTAAAAATGGAAACACCGTGGAAAGAATTCACGAAGCTTATCTAGTCCAGGAGAATACCACCCTTATGCAATCACCAAACGCTTTCTCTTATCGTCCTCGGGAAGTTTTAGAACGTCCTAAATTTCAGTCAGGCTTGCCTGTTGATCTTTGTATAGAAATTTCTTCCGCTGCCAATTGTCCACCATTTTTGCAAACGAAACTCAAAGTTCTCTCCGAATGTACTTTGCCGTTCATTCAGAAAg ATAAGAAATTGAAGATTCGTCCTGTTTTTCTTGTCAAGGGTGCCCCAGGGAGCGGGAAATTCAAGCTCATCGAATGTATGGCAAAAAGGAACGGTTTTAATCTCGTGAACGTAGATTTCTCAGAAATACAATGTTCATCAGCAGCCCAAACGGAAGCAAAGCTCCGCATCGTTTTACAAAATGCTCGATCAAGCGTGCCTTGTATTTTGAGATTGAGCAACATTCAG ATTTTCGGGAAAAATGCGGAAGGCAAAAAAGACGAGAGAATCATCAGCGCGTTTGCCTTAGAGCTTGAGAAGTTGGCCGATTCTGAATCGGAGTTTCCAGTCATCATTATCGCGACATTGGAAAATGATGAGCTCGAGGCCGATGTCGAAAGATTGTTCATCGAAACAATTAGCATTGAACATCCGAACAAAATGGAAAGAGCTGAAATGCTATCCTGGTTGCTCAAAACCAAAGGACTTTTGTACCAAGGAAATTTAATTACAATTGCAGGATCAGTATCGGATTTTGAGTTCGCTGATCTCGAAGCACTTGTTTTGCAAAGTGTGAAAATTGCGTATCAATCTTTGCCAGTGGAAGAGCGAGGCAGCCGTTTGACTTTGAACGAAGATCATTTTCTTCAAGCTTGCG AATTGATGCAAAGCGCGTTTTCCGACCGAGTCGGTGCTCCACGAATACCGAAAGTTTATTGGGAGGATATCGGAGGTTTGGCCAATTTGAAACACGAGATAAAACGTCGAATCGAATTACCGATGTTGAACACAATGGGCCTTGGAAGATCCGGCATTTTATTGCACGGTCCTCCCGGCACAGGAAAAACTCTACTGGCCAAAGCCGTCGCCACGGAATGTCAACTTCATTTCATGTCTGTCAAAGGACCCGAATTATTGAACATGTACGTTGGCCAAAGCGAGAAAAATATCAGACAAG TTTTCGAGAGAGCTCGAGCCGCGGCTCCTTGCGTaatatttttcgacgaattgGATTCGCTAGCTCCAAATCGTGGTCGGAGCGGTGACAGCGGCGGCGTGATGGATCGAGTCGTATCGCAGTTACTCGCCGAAATGGACGGTTTGGAGAGCGCGGGAAGCATATTCATAATCGGGGCGACGAATCGTTTCGATTTGATAGACCCGGCGTTGCTGAGGCCGGGTAGATTCGACAAAATGCTTTACGTCGGTGTTTATAACGATCGGGATTCCCAGCTGAGTGTACTGCGGGCGGTGACCCGTCGTTTTCGGCTGAAAAATAACGGGGACGAATTAGAAGAGATCGTTGATAAATTGCCGAAAAATTTGACCGGAGCTGATCTCTACGCTGTTTGTTCGGACGCATGGCTCTTAGCGGTGCGTCGATACTTCAAAAATCTTGAAAGCGTCGACACCGATGAGATTGCGAAGCAAGAGCTCGCTGAGGATGGCTGCAGAAATGGTGTAATCGTCGAGCTCGAGGATTTCTTGGATGCTGCAAAAAATCTTGCCCCCTCTTTAAGCGCCGCAGAATTGGCGCACTACGAAAAACTCGGAATGGAATTTTCTTCGGCCAGATAA
- the LOC122414342 gene encoding uncharacterized protein: MQSKFRLTILKWTIFVVLFTLLEVKGKPTIDSIALLDPKKLICSVETTNLCQQCAKHTKSDDVYPWCCANHEGVRDWCGHYLHFGLP, encoded by the exons ATGCAATCTAAATTTCGATTG ACGATTCTCAAATGGACGATATTCGTGGTCCTGTTTACACTACTAGAAGTGAAGGGAAAACCAACGATAGACTCGATAGCGCTGCTAGATCCGAAGAAATTAATTTGCAGTGTAGAG ACGACAAATCTGTGTCAACAATGCGCAAAACATACGAAGAGCGACGATGTTTATCCATGGTGTTGTGCGAATCATGAGGGTGTACGAGATTGGTGCGGGCACTATTTGCACTTTGGATTGCCATAA